A stretch of the Agromyces larvae genome encodes the following:
- a CDS encoding GNAT family N-acetyltransferase, translating into MTATRPPAEPLIGRFIRLDPFAPDDLPGLRAALVHPEVFAGGYGGGPAGLPHDDAEWAAFAAGQWQPGPTQMPWTIRIVGGPDDGTIVGTSTLGDLDLANEAAHIGWTGYDPRVWGTAVNAEAKRLLLGLAFDHGFERVKIQTDVINARSRAAIEKLGAVFEGIVRHAKRRADGSWRDTVVYSVLRDEWPAVRAGLDARLAAFDGPVTLT; encoded by the coding sequence GTGACCGCGACCCGCCCGCCCGCCGAGCCGCTGATCGGCCGGTTCATCCGCCTCGACCCGTTCGCCCCCGACGACCTGCCGGGCCTGCGCGCCGCGCTCGTGCACCCCGAGGTGTTCGCCGGCGGCTACGGCGGTGGCCCCGCGGGTCTGCCGCACGACGACGCGGAATGGGCGGCGTTCGCTGCGGGGCAGTGGCAGCCCGGCCCGACCCAGATGCCGTGGACCATCCGAATCGTCGGCGGCCCCGACGACGGCACGATCGTCGGCACGTCGACGCTCGGTGATCTCGACCTCGCGAACGAGGCCGCCCACATCGGCTGGACGGGGTACGACCCGCGCGTGTGGGGCACCGCGGTCAACGCCGAGGCGAAGCGGCTGCTGCTCGGGCTCGCGTTCGACCACGGCTTCGAGCGGGTGAAGATCCAGACCGACGTGATCAACGCGCGCTCGCGCGCGGCGATCGAGAAGCTCGGTGCGGTCTTCGAGGGAATCGTGCGGCACGCGAAACGGCGGGCGGATGGCTCGTGGCGGGACACGGTCGTCTACTCGGTGCTGCGCGACGAATGGCCCGCGGTGCGTGCCGGGCTCGATGCACGGCTGGCCGCGTTCGACGGACCGGTCACGCTGACGTAG
- a CDS encoding antitoxin: MSGLDDLAKQAGEFVEQNKDKIQEVLKSEQAEDISDKILDGVADAANKVTGGKYADQVDGVRDNIDKSVGNQ, from the coding sequence ATGAGTGGTCTCGATGACCTCGCCAAGCAGGCGGGGGAGTTCGTCGAACAGAACAAGGACAAGATCCAAGAGGTGCTGAAGAGCGAGCAGGCCGAGGACATCTCGGACAAGATCCTCGACGGCGTGGCCGACGCGGCCAACAAGGTCACCGGCGGCAAGTACGCCGACCAGGTCGACGGCGTGCGCGACAACATCGACAAGTCGGTGGGCAACCAGTAG
- a CDS encoding adenylosuccinate synthase, whose protein sequence is MPAAVLVGAQWGDEGKGKATDLLGSRVDYVVKFNGGNNAGHTVVIGGEKYALHLLPSGILSPNVVPVIGNGVVVDIEVLFEELDALEARGLDTSKLRVSANAHVITQYHRTLDKVTERFLGKRQIGTTGRGIGPTYADKINRVGIRMQDLFDEGILRQKVEGALDQKNHLLVKVYNRRAIGVDEIVDELLSYAERLRPMVGDTALELNQALDAGKTVLFEGGQATMLDVDHGTYPFVTSSNATSGGAITGSGVAPNRIDRIIAVVKAYTTRVGAGPFPTELFDEWGDFLTERGAEFGTTTGRKRRTGWYDAPIARYASRINGVTDFVLTKLDVLTGVEKIPVCVAYDVDGTIVDEVPVSQSDFHHAKPVYEEFPGWTEDISGARTFEELPANAQSYVRALEAMSGSRISAIGVGPARDAIVQVHDLLD, encoded by the coding sequence ATGCCCGCAGCCGTACTCGTCGGAGCGCAATGGGGCGATGAAGGCAAGGGCAAGGCGACCGACCTGCTCGGCTCGCGCGTCGACTACGTCGTGAAGTTCAACGGCGGCAACAACGCGGGCCACACCGTCGTCATCGGCGGCGAGAAGTACGCCCTGCACCTGCTGCCCAGCGGCATCCTCAGCCCGAACGTGGTGCCGGTCATCGGCAACGGCGTCGTCGTCGACATCGAGGTGCTCTTCGAAGAGCTCGACGCGCTCGAAGCACGCGGGCTCGACACCTCCAAGCTGCGGGTGAGCGCGAACGCGCACGTCATCACGCAGTACCACCGCACGCTCGACAAGGTGACCGAGCGGTTCCTCGGCAAGCGCCAGATCGGCACCACCGGCCGCGGCATCGGACCGACGTACGCCGACAAGATCAACCGGGTCGGCATCCGCATGCAAGACCTCTTCGACGAGGGCATCCTGCGGCAGAAGGTCGAAGGAGCGCTCGACCAGAAGAACCACCTGCTCGTGAAGGTGTACAACCGGCGCGCCATCGGCGTCGACGAGATCGTCGACGAGCTGCTGTCGTACGCCGAGCGCCTGCGCCCCATGGTCGGCGACACCGCGCTCGAGCTGAACCAGGCGCTCGACGCCGGCAAGACCGTGCTGTTCGAGGGCGGCCAGGCGACCATGCTCGACGTCGACCACGGCACGTACCCGTTCGTCACGTCGTCGAACGCGACGAGCGGCGGGGCGATCACCGGCTCGGGCGTCGCGCCGAACCGCATCGACCGCATCATCGCAGTCGTGAAGGCGTACACCACGCGCGTCGGCGCCGGTCCGTTCCCGACCGAGCTGTTCGACGAGTGGGGCGACTTCCTCACCGAGCGCGGCGCCGAGTTCGGCACCACCACGGGCCGCAAACGGCGCACCGGATGGTACGACGCGCCGATCGCCCGCTACGCGTCGCGCATCAACGGCGTCACCGACTTCGTGCTCACCAAGCTCGACGTGCTGACGGGCGTCGAGAAGATCCCCGTGTGCGTCGCGTACGACGTCGACGGCACGATCGTCGACGAGGTGCCGGTGTCGCAGTCCGACTTCCACCACGCCAAGCCCGTGTACGAGGAGTTCCCCGGCTGGACGGAGGACATCTCGGGCGCCCGCACGTTCGAAGAGCTGCCCGCGAACGCGCAGAGCTACGTGCGCGCGCTCGAGGCGATGAGCGGGTCGCGCATCTCGGCCATCGGCGTGGGCCCGGCGCGCGACGCGATCGTGCAGGTGCACGACCTGCTCGACTGA
- a CDS encoding DUF3151 family protein, producing MTADEATPEREAGLADEPEVREALADGDRAAVHGVVAEHPSSPLAWTELADLADSEGRPLEAFAYATVAVDLARDQLAAAGWRPGASVSWAEEPNRAYLRGLDAKRRAALALGLDDVAANAAAELASADDSAPARIASEFTPTQQLSLADLRAAQDAADAADAADAADAAGTAEPSPDPSRED from the coding sequence GTGACTGCAGACGAAGCAACGCCTGAGCGCGAGGCCGGTCTGGCCGACGAACCCGAGGTGCGCGAGGCGCTCGCCGACGGCGATCGCGCCGCCGTCCACGGGGTCGTCGCGGAGCATCCGTCGTCGCCTCTGGCCTGGACCGAACTGGCCGACCTGGCCGATTCCGAGGGCCGCCCGCTCGAGGCGTTCGCCTACGCGACCGTCGCCGTCGACCTCGCCCGAGACCAGCTCGCGGCCGCCGGGTGGAGGCCAGGGGCATCCGTGTCGTGGGCGGAAGAGCCCAACCGCGCCTACCTGCGCGGGCTCGACGCGAAGCGCCGCGCCGCCCTCGCCCTCGGCCTCGACGATGTCGCGGCGAACGCGGCGGCCGAGCTCGCCAGCGCCGACGACTCGGCGCCAGCGCGCATCGCGAGCGAGTTCACCCCGACCCAGCAGCTCTCGCTCGCCGACCTTCGTGCGGCCCAGGACGCGGCCGACGCCGCCGACGCAGCCGATGCCGCCGATGCCGCCGGCACTGCCGAACCCTCACCCGACCCCTCCCGAGAGGACTGA
- the argG gene encoding argininosuccinate synthase: MSKVLSSLPVGERVGIAFSGGLDTSVAVAWMREKGAVPCTYTADLGQPDEPDVEAVPGRALEYGAELSRLVDCRAALVEEGLAALACGAFHIRSGGKTYFNTTPLGRAVTGTLLVRAMREDGVDIWGDGSTYKGNDIERFYRYGLMANPRLRIYKPWLDAAFVSELGGRTEMSEWLQARDLPYRASVEKAYSTDANIWGATHEAKKLEELDAGIEIVEPIMGVRFWDESVQIPAEDVTVRFEQGRPVALNGVEFTDAVDLVLEANRIGGRHGLGMSDQIENRIIEAKSRGIYEAPGMALLYIAYERLLNAIHNEDTIANYHAEGRRLGRLMYEGRWLDPQSLMLRESLQKWVGSAVTGEVTLRLRRGDDYTILDTRGPAFSYVPEKLSMERVGDQAFGPEDRIGQLTMRNLDIADSRARLEQYAHLGIVGGATAALVGDLREGQAAEIASGAGETELDVATDAVNEAAAFDLGTD; this comes from the coding sequence ATGTCGAAAGTCCTGTCCAGCCTTCCCGTCGGCGAGCGCGTCGGCATCGCCTTCTCCGGAGGGCTCGACACGTCGGTCGCCGTCGCGTGGATGCGCGAGAAGGGTGCCGTGCCGTGCACCTACACCGCCGACCTCGGCCAGCCCGACGAGCCCGATGTCGAGGCGGTGCCCGGGCGGGCGCTCGAGTACGGCGCCGAGCTCTCGCGGCTCGTCGACTGCCGGGCCGCGCTCGTCGAAGAGGGGCTCGCCGCCCTCGCGTGCGGCGCGTTCCACATCCGCTCGGGCGGCAAGACGTACTTCAACACCACCCCGCTCGGTCGCGCCGTCACTGGCACGCTGCTCGTGCGCGCGATGCGCGAGGACGGGGTCGACATCTGGGGCGACGGGTCGACCTACAAGGGCAACGACATCGAGCGGTTCTACCGCTACGGCCTGATGGCCAACCCGCGCCTGCGCATCTACAAGCCGTGGCTCGACGCCGCGTTCGTCTCCGAACTCGGCGGCCGCACCGAGATGAGCGAGTGGCTGCAGGCGCGCGACCTGCCGTACCGGGCGAGCGTCGAGAAGGCGTACTCGACCGACGCGAACATCTGGGGTGCGACGCACGAGGCGAAGAAGCTCGAAGAGCTCGACGCCGGCATCGAGATCGTCGAGCCGATCATGGGCGTGCGGTTCTGGGACGAATCGGTGCAGATCCCCGCCGAAGACGTGACCGTGCGGTTCGAGCAGGGCCGACCGGTGGCGCTGAACGGGGTCGAGTTCACCGACGCGGTCGACCTCGTGCTCGAGGCGAACCGCATCGGCGGCCGCCACGGCCTCGGCATGAGCGACCAGATCGAGAACCGCATCATCGAAGCGAAGTCGCGCGGCATCTACGAGGCGCCGGGCATGGCACTGCTCTACATCGCCTACGAGCGCCTGCTGAACGCGATCCACAACGAAGACACCATCGCGAACTACCACGCCGAGGGCCGCCGGCTCGGCCGGCTCATGTACGAGGGTCGCTGGCTCGACCCGCAGTCGCTGATGCTGCGCGAATCGCTGCAGAAGTGGGTCGGCTCGGCCGTCACCGGCGAGGTCACGCTGCGTCTGCGCCGCGGCGACGACTACACGATCCTCGACACCCGAGGCCCGGCGTTCAGCTACGTGCCCGAGAAGCTCTCGATGGAGCGGGTCGGCGACCAGGCTTTCGGCCCCGAAGACCGCATCGGCCAGCTCACCATGCGCAACCTCGACATCGCCGACTCGCGCGCCCGCCTCGAGCAGTACGCGCACCTCGGCATCGTCGGTGGCGCGACCGCCGCGTTGGTCGGCGACCTGCGCGAGGGCCAGGCCGCCGAGATCGCGTCCGGCGCCGGCGAGACCGAGCTGGATGTCGCGACCGACGCGGTGAACGAGGCCGCCGCGTTCGACCTCGGCACGGACTGA
- a CDS encoding TetR/AcrR family transcriptional regulator: MPSVTDAERRAPRRDAVANREAILIAAARVLAESPDAPLDAVAAAAGLSRRALYGHFRDREALVRALIAHGADRLNAVARSAIGGDERVALALLGARIWEEVEQVRVVARLAVSDAYVQLAAEALAPLRSTIRGIVERGILSGSLRGDLPPGLLARLIEESAIAVLAESVRSGLDRAQGAGLVMLSVLSTVGLGWREAGALIESAPALRAVRSA; this comes from the coding sequence ATGCCCTCCGTCACCGACGCGGAGCGACGCGCACCTCGTCGGGACGCCGTCGCCAACCGTGAAGCCATCCTCATCGCCGCCGCACGCGTGCTCGCCGAGTCGCCCGACGCCCCGCTCGACGCGGTCGCTGCGGCCGCCGGACTCAGCCGTCGGGCACTCTACGGCCACTTCCGCGATCGCGAGGCCCTCGTGCGTGCGCTCATCGCCCACGGTGCCGACCGCCTCAACGCGGTCGCCCGGTCGGCGATCGGCGGCGACGAGCGCGTCGCCCTCGCCCTGCTCGGCGCCCGCATCTGGGAAGAGGTCGAGCAGGTGCGCGTCGTCGCCCGACTCGCGGTCTCCGACGCCTACGTCCAGCTCGCCGCCGAGGCGCTCGCTCCGCTGCGCAGCACGATCCGCGGCATCGTCGAACGAGGCATCCTGAGCGGTTCCCTCCGCGGCGACCTGCCGCCGGGGCTGCTCGCCCGCCTCATCGAAGAGTCGGCGATCGCCGTGCTCGCCGAGTCCGTCCGCAGCGGGCTCGACCGCGCGCAGGGTGCCGGGCTCGTGATGCTGTCGGTGCTGTCGACCGTCGGCCTCGGCTGGCGCGAGGCCGGCGCGCTCATCGAATCCGCACCCGCACTGCGGGCGGTGCGCTCGGCATGA